The following are from one region of the Corylus avellana chromosome ca1, CavTom2PMs-1.0 genome:
- the LOC132167181 gene encoding uncharacterized protein LOC132167181 encodes MASPIARVSFRIIMAVLLLLALFYVGRPLYWKISATIHDIRNNKQTVKQGLSQIVLEAQKTVGWYHDESDSGAATTRRFLRKLL; translated from the exons ATGGCATCACCAATAGCTAGGGTTTCGTTCCGCATAATCATGGCCGTCCTCTTACTCCTCGCCCTCTTCTACGTCGGCCGCCCTCTCTACTGGAAGATCTCCGCCACCATCCACGACATCCGCAACAACAAACAGACCGTCAAGCAAG GCCTTTCCCAGATCGTTCTGGAAGCCCAGAAAACCGTCGGCTGGTACCACGACGAGTCGGACTCGGGCGCCGCCACGACTCGTCGTTTTCTGCGTAagcttttgtga
- the LOC132182485 gene encoding LEC14B homolog, whose protein sequence is MMSRFGKDTSGCDGESAANGSSAIGGPSKPSNYLDHEIAQLTKLRSMPQGLLGREGPGRLRLPISTFKMLVGREGNHSGRGRFSSADSCHVLSRYLPVNGAVRVDRMKSRAYVSQFSADGSLFVAGFQDSHIRIYNVNRGWKVQKDILAKSLRWTITDTSLSPDQRYLVYASMSPIVHVVNVGSAATESVANITEIHDGLDFSVDDSDDDFGIFSVKFSNDGRELVAASSNNSIYVYDLVARKLSLQIPAHMSDVNTVCFADETGHLLYSGSDDNLCKVWDRRCFITKGQPAGVLMGHLEGITFIDSRGDGRYLISNGKDQTIKLWDIRKMSSNAMHPRLREGNWDYRWMEYPPHARTQKHPHDQSLATYRGHSVLRTLIRCYFSPVYSTGQKYIYTGSSDSSVYIYDLVSGAQVARLDYHEAPVRDCSWHPLYPTMISSSWDGDIAKWEFPGSGGRQTRSKHRRCPWRNFY, encoded by the exons ATGATGAGTAGGTTTGGCAAAGATACCAGTGGTTGTGATGGTGAGAGTGCCGCCAATGGATCTTCCGCAATTGGAGGACCCAGTAAACCATCAAATTACCTTGATCATGAAATTGCCCAACTCACAAAGCTTAGGTCTATGCCCCAGGGACTTTTGGGCCGGGAGGGACCTGGCAGGTTGAGGTTACCCATTTCAACATTCAAAATGCTGGTTGGCCGCGAAGGTAACCACTCGGGTCGGGGAAGATTCTCATCTGCGGATAGCTGTCATGTATTAAGCCGGTATTTGCCCGTCAATGGAGCTGTTAGGGTTGACCGGATGAAAAGCCGCGCTTATGTTTCTCAGTTTTCAGCTGATGGTTCTCTATTTGTTGCTGGATTTCAG GATAGCCACATTAGGATATATAATGTGAACAGGGGATGGAAAGTTCAGAAGGACATTCTAGCAAAAAGTTTGAGATGGACCATTACAGATACATCTCTATCACCAGATCAGCGTTACCTT GTCTATGCAAGTATGTCACCCATTGTACATGTTGTTAATGTTGGATCCGCTGCAACAGAATCAGTTGCAAACATCACA GAAATTCATGATGGCTTGGATTTTTCTGTTGATGACAGTGATGATGACTTTGGGATTTTCTctgtaaaattttcaaatgatggGCGAGAGCTTGTAGCTGCAAGTAGCAATAATTCAATATATGTTTATGATCTTGTGGCAAGGAAACTTAGTCTCCAAATTCCAGCACACATG TCTGATGTTAACACAGTGTGCTTTGCGGATGAAACTGGCCATCTCTTATATTCTGGAAGTGATGATAATCTCTGTAAG GTTTGGGACAGGCGCTGCTTTATCACGAAAGGACAACCAGCTGGAGTCTTGATGGGACATCTTGAAGGCATAACATTCATTGACAGTCGTGGAGATGGGCGTTATCTTATTTCAAATGGAAAAGACCAGACCATCAAACTCTGGGATATACGAAAAATGTCCTCTAATGCCATGCA TCCTAGGCTTAGAGAGGGCAACTGGGATTACAGATGGATGGAGTACCCACCTCATGCAAGAACTCAGAAGCATCCTCATGATCAGTCATTGGCAACATATAGAGGCCATTCAGTCTTACGCACTCTAATTCGTTGTTATTTCTCTCCTGTGTATAG CACTGGTCAGAAGTACATCTACACTGGATCTAGTGATTCTTCTGTTTATATTTATGATCTG GTGAGTGGAGCTCAAGTTGCAAGACTCGACTATCATGAAGCACCTGTAAGAGATTGTAGTTGGCACCCTTTATACCCTACGATGATCAGTTCTTCTTGGGATGGTGACATTGCCAAATGGGAGTTTCCAGGAAGCGGCGGTAGACAGACTCGGTCAAAGCATAGGAGATGTCCATGGAGAAATTTCTATTGA
- the LOC132180468 gene encoding sugar transporter ERD6-like 16 yields the protein MAIGECVDVENGEVNGLEELQEPFIQQDKIVSNESDHKSVESGSIGTVLLSTFVAVCGSFEFGSCVGYSAPTQSAIREDLKLSLAEYSMFGSILTIGAMLGAITSGRVADFIGRKGAMRISAGFCIVGWLAIYFSTGAFPLDMGRLFTGYGIGVFSYVVPIFIAEIAPKNLRGGLTTLNQLMIVIGSSVAFLIGTLITWRTLALTGLVPCIFLLVGLCFVPESPRWLAKVGHQKEFQAALKRLRGKNADITCEAAEIQDYIETLKSLPKAKLMDLFQSKHIRSVIIGIGLMICQQFVGINGIGFYASETFASAGLSSGKIGTIAYACVQVPITLVGAILMDKSGRRPLIMTSATGTFLGCFLAGTSFILKSHSLLLEWVPIFAVAGVLIYIASFSIGLGSVPWLIMSEIFPINVKGAAGSLVVLVNWLGAWAISYTFNFLMSWSASGTFFIYSAFSVMTVLFVAKLVPETKGKTLEEIQACINS from the exons atggcaaTTGGGGAATGTGTAGATGTTGAAAATGGTGAAGTTAATGGCCTTGAAGAGTTGCAAGAGCCTTTCATCCAGCAAGACAAAATAGTTTCCAATGAATCTGATCATAAGAGCGTTGAAAGCGGATCCATTGGGACCGTTTTGCTTAGCACATTTGTTGCTGTTTGTGGATCTTTCGAATTTGGATCTTGT GTGGGCTATTCAGCACCCACTCAATCTGCTATCAGGGAAGATCTTAAACTCTCTCTGGCCGAG TACTCCATGTTTGGCTCCATATTAACTATCGGTGCAATGCTCGGTGCCATCACAAGCGGTCGAGTTGCCGACTTTATTGGTCGAAAAGGG GCAATGAGGATTTCAGCTGGTTTCTGCATTGTAGGATGGCTTGCTATATATTTCTCCACG GGAGCTTTTCCACTTGACATGGGAAGGCTATTCACAGGATACGGAATTGGAGTTTTCTCTTATGTG GTGCCAATTTTTATTGCTGAAATAGCTCCAAAGAATCTCCGTGGAGGGCTCACAACATTGAATCAG CTCATGATTGTCATTGGATCGTCAGTAGCATTCTTAATAGGAACACTCATAACATGGAGAACACTTGCTCTGACTG GACTTGTGCCATGCATTTTCCTGCTTGTCGGTCTATGCTTTGTCCCGGAGTCTCCCAGATGGCTG GCAAAGGTTGGccatcaaaaagaatttcaagCTGCACTAAAAAGACTTCGTGGCAAAAATGCTGATATTACCTGTGAAGCTGCAGAAATTCAG GATTACATTGAAACTCTAAAGAGCCTTCCAAAAGCTAAACTGATGGATTTGTTCCAAAGCAAACATATTCGATCCGTGATT ATTGGGATTGGATTGATGATATGTCAACAATTTGTAGGAATAAATGGAATAGGTTTCTATGCAAGTGAAACCTTTGCATCAGCTG GACTTTCTTCAGGAAAAATTGGAACTATAGCTTATGCTTGTGTTCAG GTTCCAATAACTTTAGTGGGAGCAATATTAATGGACAAATCTGGAAGAAGGCCACTTATAATG ACTTCTGCAACCGGGACATTTCTAGGCTGCTTTTTAGCAGGAACTTCATTCATTCTTAAG AGCCACAGCTTGTTGCTGGAGTGGGTACCAATATTTGCTGTTGCTGGAGTGCTG ATTTACATAGCATCTTTCTCTATTGGATTGGGATCAGTCCCTTGGTTGATCATGTCTGAG ATTTTCCCAATAAATGTGAAGGGGGCTGCTGGGAGTTTGGTGGTGCTGGTGAATTGGTTGGGTGCTTGGGCAATTTCCTATACCTTCAACTTTCTTATGAGTTGGAGTGCTTCAG GCACCTTTTTCATCTACTCTGCATTCTCTGTGATGACTGTTCTATTTGTGGCAAAGTTAGTCCCAGAAACCAAAGGAAAAACACTTGAAGAAATTCAGGCATGCATCAACTCATAG